The Coffea arabica cultivar ET-39 chromosome 9e, Coffea Arabica ET-39 HiFi, whole genome shotgun sequence genome has a window encoding:
- the LOC140014704 gene encoding probable E3 ubiquitin-protein ligase XERICO: MVACDHFVLCRAVLIFGVTRWILSWAQELVRSYLCIFSWSLEYDEPTLQSSSPIHPSSSGLEMVRNYLSLTTFETVAARLPQEESHNMSCAVCLKQLRKKNQVWELSNCRHIFHKECLDRWLVYDARLTCPLCRTSLISISTSELHSSMQQHQQQPSWAVERILYLFGDDMLCSSSYSP; encoded by the coding sequence ATGGTTGCTTGTGATCATTTTGTACTATGCAGAGCAGTTCTAATATTTGGAGTGACAAGATGGATACTTTCTTGGGCACAAGAATTGGTCAGGAGCTACTTGTGCATCTTCTCTTGGTCACTAGAATATGATGAGCCCACATTACAATCTTCATCACCAATTCATCCCTCTTCTTCAGGTTTGGAAATGGTGAGGAATTATCTCAGTTTGACCACATTTGAAACTGTTGCAGCCAGGCTGCCGCAAGAAGAAAGCCATAACATGTCATGTGCTGTTTGCTTAAAGCAATTAAGGAAGAAAAATCAGGTCTGGGAGCTTAGCAATTGCAGGCATATTTTCCACAAGGAATGCTTGGATAGATGGCTTGTTTATGATGCTCGTTTGACATGCCCTCTTTGTAGAACTTCTTTGATCTCCATTAGTACGTCAGAGTTGCATTCTTCCATGCAACAGCACCAGCAGCAGCCTAGTTGGGCTGTGGAGAGGATTCTTTATCTGTTCGGGGATGATATGCTGTGTTCATCTTCTTACTCCCCATGA
- the LOC113710173 gene encoding RING-H2 finger protein ATL2: protein MGFCDCGMVGDDHFVLCKAALIFGVTRWIFFCAQKLVKQYYMHMFSWSFDHHEPTTQSSSAVHHDHSSSALEMVRDYLSLTTFENIKQRLPEEESHDMSCAVCLKRFKKNDQVRELNNCRHVFHKQCLDRWLLYDARLTCPLCRTSLITMSSSESCSMPQQQQQPSWAVERILYLFGDDLLSPPSYSSGMEDLSY from the coding sequence ATGGGATTCTGCGATTGTGGGATGGTTGGTGATGATCACTTTGTGCTATGCAAAGCAGCTCTAATCTTTGGAGTGACAAGATGGATCTTCTTCTGTGCTCAGAAACTAGTGAAACAATATTACATGCACATGTTTTCTTGGTCCTTTGACCACCATGAGCCCACAACACAATCTTCATCAGCAGTTCATCATGATCACTCTTCTTCAGCTTTAGAAATGGTGAGAGATTATTTGAGCTTGACAACTTTTGAAAACATCAAGCAGAGGCTGCCAGAAGAAGAAAGCCATGACATGTCCTGTGCAGTTTGCTTGAAGCGTTTCAAGAAGAATGATCAGGTCCGGGAATTGAACAATTGCAGGCATGTCTTCCACAAGCAATGCCTGGATAGATGGCTTCTCTACGACGCCCGGTTAACCTGTCCTCTTTGCAGAACTTCTTTGATCACCATGAGTAGTTCAGAGTCTTGTTCCATGccgcagcagcagcagcaacctAGTTGGGCTGTGGAAAGGATTCTTTATCTATTTGGGGATGATTTGCTCTCTCCACCTTCTTACTCATCTGGAATGGAGGATCTGAGCTATTAA